One Echinicola strongylocentroti DNA window includes the following coding sequences:
- a CDS encoding SusC/RagA family TonB-linked outer membrane protein, whose protein sequence is MKKKIPYLIRTVSRNLLYAFAMQIICLSSLTANEISTQIKSIDKTFVDVEERKWMVGGFFKHLESKTAYYFVYPQKLNLDEHPIQISGGHRSVNDILVEIAQNAGLKFKQVNNSIYVGKAKPKDSSAPISIRIALATLTGRVLDDIGAPIPGATVQIEGTTSGTVTDVDGNFTLEVNEGDVVIISFLGYESQKITIGNQSTIEVTLTEDLSSLEEVVVVGYGTARRKDISGAVNTIDLEDSPLSLSPNTNPLQALRGNVPGVNVGAQRSPGTNPDILVRGQNSINGSNAPLIVVDGIIYLGDLADISPDDIASMDVLKDASSAAVYGSRAANGVIAITTKKGKTDKPVIRFNTSVGINQWPSPPNMMDTDRWTQKYVAQTPSIDSPDEIIFDDVTRTELFAQGVNTNWMDLISRNGFLQNYQLAVSGRSESVNYYLSGGYNHNEGTIIGDNYERISIRTKVDANITDWLEVGVDGTYNRNDYSDIGASVGNAYGISPFGYPYRWDQMPNNVASASGTLLERYPTGSSLPNPLWGTDGTIDDVDVRHFFRLATYGVLSVPKIEGLTYRFNFSINSYLEINDRFYYEDYYVGEQLEQPYIDRYTPSALSQRLPQANGYNNHTKRYSYVLDNIINYKKQIGNHYLDLTLVATRDFTHSKLNSSMGSDYSANGNTLLGVNGIHKATVQRVDLDIVERANIGYLGRLGYAFRDKYHLNATLRRDGASVFGQGNKWGNFPSLGVAWTASEEPFLKGSKVLDYLKLKASYGRNGNQGISPYGSLARVASGSDGGIRYEFGDAPSTILYGIAQSNLASPNLGWETTTSFNGGLQSEWLDNRLLFELDFYYSKTTDQIFQRQIPIMTGFGSIVSSLGQVNNRGVEVNLKSINISNEKFKWSSGLIFWQNRNKIVSLYGDDIDGDGSEDDDISNGLFIGKSLGAIYGYDFIGVVQEDDTEYIENVGAVPGDPKFQDISGPEGIPDGIITADYDRKILGYRKENFRLSLSNTFEYSNFSLYVMVTGIFGGGEDNFYLKENPRYNSFRDRFDTNEIDHDWWTPENKSNTYLRPDYVGTRYLGLQSRGFVRIQDVNLSYRVPRNILEKYRINSLELYSSIQNLHVFTDWFGGGDPEAGKRPDDSLYPVPRTFSMGLKVSF, encoded by the coding sequence ATGAAAAAAAAAATACCCTACCTAATCAGAACGGTTTCTAGAAACTTATTGTATGCATTTGCCATGCAGATAATTTGTCTTTCAAGTTTAACCGCAAATGAAATAAGCACTCAAATCAAATCTATCGACAAGACATTTGTTGATGTCGAAGAAAGGAAATGGATGGTTGGAGGTTTTTTCAAGCATTTGGAAAGCAAAACAGCGTATTATTTTGTATATCCTCAAAAACTTAACCTAGACGAACATCCTATTCAAATTTCTGGTGGTCACCGATCAGTAAATGATATCTTGGTTGAAATTGCACAAAATGCGGGGTTGAAATTTAAGCAGGTTAACAATTCCATCTATGTCGGCAAAGCTAAACCGAAAGATTCTTCTGCACCGATCTCCATCCGTATTGCATTGGCAACATTAACGGGAAGAGTGTTGGATGATATTGGTGCTCCTATTCCTGGAGCAACAGTACAAATAGAAGGCACCACTTCAGGAACAGTTACTGATGTGGATGGCAATTTCACCCTTGAAGTAAACGAAGGAGATGTGGTCATCATATCATTTTTAGGATATGAAAGCCAAAAGATTACAATAGGAAACCAGAGCACAATTGAGGTGACACTTACCGAAGATCTTTCTTCCCTAGAAGAAGTAGTTGTGGTAGGATATGGTACAGCAAGGAGAAAAGATATATCCGGTGCTGTGAATACTATTGATCTGGAAGACTCGCCATTATCATTATCACCTAATACCAATCCACTTCAAGCTTTGCGCGGCAATGTTCCAGGGGTCAATGTGGGTGCCCAAAGATCTCCTGGCACTAATCCAGATATCCTAGTCAGGGGCCAGAATTCTATCAATGGATCCAATGCACCTTTGATAGTGGTCGATGGAATCATCTATTTGGGAGATCTGGCGGATATCAGCCCAGATGATATCGCATCTATGGATGTTTTGAAAGATGCCTCTTCAGCAGCAGTTTATGGTTCACGAGCAGCGAACGGCGTAATTGCAATAACCACCAAAAAGGGCAAAACCGATAAGCCGGTGATACGGTTCAATACCTCAGTTGGAATCAACCAATGGCCTAGTCCTCCAAATATGATGGATACGGATCGTTGGACGCAGAAATATGTGGCACAAACCCCTTCTATTGATTCTCCCGATGAGATTATTTTTGATGATGTAACCCGTACAGAATTATTTGCACAAGGAGTAAATACCAATTGGATGGATTTAATATCCAGGAACGGTTTCCTTCAAAATTACCAATTGGCTGTCTCAGGTAGATCCGAATCCGTTAATTACTATTTATCTGGGGGATACAATCACAACGAAGGAACTATTATTGGCGACAATTACGAGAGGATTTCAATAAGGACAAAGGTGGATGCCAATATTACTGACTGGCTGGAAGTCGGGGTTGATGGCACATACAATAGAAATGACTATTCCGATATCGGCGCCAGTGTAGGCAATGCATATGGAATATCTCCATTTGGGTATCCCTATAGATGGGACCAAATGCCAAACAATGTTGCCTCTGCTTCCGGGACGCTACTTGAGCGATATCCTACAGGGTCTTCTTTGCCAAATCCTCTGTGGGGCACCGACGGAACTATCGATGATGTAGATGTACGTCATTTTTTCAGGTTAGCCACATACGGGGTCTTGAGCGTTCCTAAAATTGAAGGATTGACCTATCGGTTTAACTTTTCAATCAACTCCTACCTTGAGATCAATGACAGGTTTTATTATGAAGACTATTATGTAGGAGAACAACTGGAACAACCATATATCGACAGGTACACACCATCAGCGCTATCCCAGCGTCTACCTCAAGCAAATGGGTACAATAACCATACAAAGAGATATTCTTATGTACTTGACAATATCATAAACTATAAAAAACAAATTGGCAATCATTATTTGGACCTGACATTGGTTGCCACTAGAGATTTTACGCACAGTAAACTTAACAGCTCAATGGGCAGTGACTATTCTGCAAACGGCAACACCTTGCTTGGTGTCAACGGAATCCATAAAGCCACCGTCCAAAGAGTAGATTTGGATATAGTGGAGAGGGCGAATATTGGATACTTAGGTCGTTTAGGTTATGCTTTTAGAGACAAATATCACCTGAATGCTACGTTGAGGAGAGATGGAGCCTCTGTCTTTGGTCAAGGTAATAAATGGGGGAATTTCCCTTCCTTAGGAGTAGCGTGGACAGCATCCGAAGAACCTTTCCTTAAGGGTTCAAAGGTCTTGGACTACCTTAAGCTAAAAGCATCGTATGGCAGAAACGGTAACCAGGGAATAAGTCCATATGGTTCTTTGGCTAGAGTGGCCAGTGGTAGTGATGGCGGTATTCGTTATGAATTTGGGGATGCGCCTTCGACCATATTATATGGCATAGCTCAGTCAAATCTGGCCAGCCCAAATTTGGGATGGGAAACCACTACTTCATTCAACGGTGGCCTTCAATCAGAATGGTTGGACAATCGCTTGCTGTTCGAATTGGATTTTTACTACTCAAAGACAACAGATCAAATTTTTCAAAGACAAATCCCTATCATGACAGGTTTTGGGTCTATTGTATCCAGCCTTGGACAAGTCAACAACCGGGGTGTAGAAGTTAACTTAAAATCGATAAACATCTCTAATGAAAAATTCAAATGGTCTTCCGGCCTTATATTTTGGCAAAACCGGAATAAAATAGTCAGTCTCTATGGTGATGACATTGATGGAGACGGGAGTGAAGATGATGATATTTCAAATGGCCTGTTTATAGGGAAGTCACTTGGTGCGATCTATGGTTATGATTTTATCGGTGTGGTTCAGGAAGACGACACAGAGTACATCGAAAATGTAGGTGCCGTTCCTGGTGATCCCAAATTCCAAGATATCAGTGGCCCAGAGGGTATTCCTGACGGCATCATCACAGCTGATTATGACAGAAAAATTTTGGGCTATAGAAAAGAGAATTTTCGATTAAGCCTATCCAATACCTTCGAATACAGTAATTTCAGCCTATATGTGATGGTTACAGGTATATTTGGTGGTGGCGAGGACAATTTCTATTTAAAAGAAAATCCCAGATATAATTCCTTCCGAGATAGATTTGACACCAATGAAATTGATCATGACTGGTGGACACCGGAAAATAAAAGTAATACCTATTTACGACCAGACTATGTAGGCACCCGGTATTTAGGCCTTCAGTCACGTGGATTTGTCCGAATACAGGATGTCAATCTTTCGTATAGAGTTCCTAGAAATATTCTCGAAAAGTACAGAATTAATTCACTGGAGCTTTATTCAAGTATTCAAAACCTACACGTCTTTACCGATTGGTTTGGAGGAGGAGATCCAGAAGCGGGAAAAAGACCAGATGACAGTCTTTATCCAGTACCAAGAACCTTTTCAATGGGGTTAAAAGTAAGTTTTTAA
- a CDS encoding RagB/SusD family nutrient uptake outer membrane protein, translated as MKTIAIKFLLLAVMIVTVACDDEAFLTEDPKTFYTTDNIFSSGDQVDQVLISMYSRLRNFRFFNAQMQGVGTDVMDVPEFRISTTFSDYSRINAESPEFSTIYNFYYELIALSNTALDAANQDGVTFNTEEERLYTIAQARFFRAYAHGMLGELFGGVPIVEELVTEPRFDYTRSTVEETYQFAINELEAVLPDLPETNPQSGRIVKGCAQHYLSEFYLALGIETNSSDAFDQSIKYSSEVIDGGIYSLMKSRFGARMGEENSVTGGADVWWDLFRVGNQNYTDGNLESIWTFQVDFDAYLAEDNQSYLDYPRNFGPVYRAIEGFDGVAADAGGRGVAFYAPSPLTKDIIWEENISAGDMRNKKHNISRDIYYNDPNYPDLYQKQVPQEVIDEVNEGRGWIFPIFYKLNTDKFIGVEQGENRSNIFRDKYAIRLPETILLRAEAYFRKGELQQAAEDINLIRSRAQCEFLVSPQDVDLDLILDERARELYVEESRWNTLLRMRGSVAVDRIREYTLHPELINSLNFDYNLWPIPQSTIDRNKDVKMEQNPGWER; from the coding sequence ATGAAAACCATAGCTATAAAATTTCTCCTATTGGCAGTGATGATAGTTACTGTCGCTTGTGATGATGAAGCATTCTTAACTGAAGATCCAAAAACCTTTTATACCACTGATAATATATTTTCTTCAGGAGACCAAGTGGACCAGGTGCTCATATCGATGTATTCCAGATTACGAAATTTCAGGTTTTTCAACGCTCAAATGCAAGGTGTAGGTACTGACGTGATGGATGTCCCTGAATTTAGGATTTCTACAACCTTTTCTGATTACAGTAGGATAAATGCAGAAAGCCCTGAATTCAGCACTATCTATAATTTCTACTACGAGCTCATTGCCCTTTCAAATACGGCCCTCGATGCAGCAAATCAAGACGGGGTAACATTTAACACCGAAGAAGAAAGACTGTATACCATTGCCCAAGCTAGGTTTTTTCGGGCCTATGCCCATGGTATGTTAGGTGAGTTGTTTGGAGGTGTACCTATTGTAGAAGAATTAGTTACAGAACCACGCTTTGATTATACAAGAAGTACGGTGGAAGAAACGTATCAATTTGCTATCAATGAACTAGAGGCTGTACTACCTGATTTACCTGAAACTAATCCACAATCTGGTAGAATAGTAAAGGGGTGTGCACAACATTATTTGAGTGAGTTTTATCTTGCATTAGGCATAGAAACCAATAGTTCTGATGCTTTTGATCAATCCATTAAATATTCTTCAGAAGTGATTGATGGTGGAATATACAGTTTGATGAAATCCAGGTTCGGTGCCAGAATGGGAGAGGAGAATTCTGTGACAGGTGGAGCAGATGTATGGTGGGACTTATTTAGAGTAGGCAACCAAAACTATACAGATGGTAATTTGGAAAGTATTTGGACATTTCAAGTAGATTTCGATGCTTATCTCGCAGAAGATAACCAATCTTATCTTGACTACCCCAGAAATTTCGGCCCTGTTTATCGGGCTATTGAGGGATTTGATGGAGTTGCAGCCGACGCAGGGGGTAGAGGAGTGGCTTTCTACGCTCCCTCACCATTAACAAAAGACATCATTTGGGAGGAAAATATTTCCGCAGGAGATATGCGCAATAAAAAACATAACATTAGTAGAGATATCTATTATAACGATCCTAACTACCCTGATCTTTATCAAAAACAGGTTCCACAAGAGGTGATAGATGAAGTAAATGAAGGAAGAGGATGGATATTTCCGATATTTTATAAGCTTAACACCGACAAGTTTATTGGAGTAGAGCAAGGTGAAAACAGGAGTAATATCTTTCGTGATAAATATGCTATACGCTTACCTGAAACCATTCTACTCAGAGCTGAAGCCTATTTTAGAAAAGGTGAGCTACAACAGGCAGCAGAGGACATCAACCTTATAAGGTCTCGTGCCCAATGTGAGTTTTTGGTCAGTCCACAGGATGTGGACCTGGATTTGATTTTGGACGAAAGAGCAAGAGAGCTATACGTTGAAGAAAGCAGATGGAATACTCTGCTGAGAATGAGAGGGTCAGTGGCTGTCGATCGCATTCGAGAATATACATTGCATCCTGAATTGATAAACTCTTTAAACTTCGATTATAATTTGTGGCCCATTCCACAAAGTACAATTGACAGGAACAAAGATGTGAAAATGGAACAAAATCCCGGTTGGGAAAGATAG
- a CDS encoding glycosyl hydrolase yields the protein MIVFSKKILLLFILHLVFFHAYAYGTKQNDRRNLAKSDTLTHSFKSPSTKYGVNCWWWWLNGNVDKEAITKDLEAMKSRNFQGAMIFDAGGHNQRGNKDIPAGPLFGGNEWNDLFVFALEEAERLGLTIGFNIQSGWNLGGPRVTPQYSAKQLTYSELVVSPDQDSLVLKQPKSRKGFYEDVAILAFPISEDFKSASPIYDLDYKLGVHELGGSAPDTRFLLDNTMRNPRDSALAIPYKVKLKEVRNISGTLKPNGLLDWKVPEGKWVILRIGYTCTDAEVSTSSGAWQGNVLDYMSKEAFGFYWADVVDPILEAADGHVGKTLKFMETDSWECGGMNWTTNFDQEFKAYRGYSLDRYLPIIAGYVVEDMETSLSFLADFRKTIADLVANNHYAEFQKRAHKIDMGIQPESAGPHAGPMDGIKNYGFSDIVMCEFWSPSPHRPLENNRFFVKQASSAAHIYGKKIVGAESFTTIGPHWNDELWHDQKSAFDQAICAGLNRVYFHTFTSSPSSMGMPGQEYFAGTHINPQITWWDQSSAFIDYMHRIQSVVQDGEFVADVLYYYGDHIPNIFPYKRADPAGARFGYDYDVTDETIFLKLKVNKGEVVVPSGLSYKVLVLPDHKVLSLSNLMKVKSLLEEGATIISQKPDKMVSLTGGTEGKEAFESIVSAIWGDNIPLKGEKKVGNGTLAWGWTAKDYLRSKGITEDFGVDKYNENNVDYIHYTLDKKEIYFVTNTTTQRISLKPRFRVKGKQPEIWNPISGEIMEAKAFRQNNNHTTVPLTLDPYGAVFVVFNKETTIKQGEEHRNYSDFPILQSITGSWNVYFDPKYKGEGNVEFTTLLDWSEHPNKKIKYYSGPAVYKKEFKLDFIPLKQERYYLELGSVKDVGIAEINMNGKNKGIVWTKPFRVDITDAIRNGKNTLEIKVVNSWFNRVAGEELEEVIDPYTNTNIMLINDYRGNPRETIPLEKSGLLGPVRIVKE from the coding sequence ATGATAGTTTTCTCAAAAAAAATTTTACTGCTATTCATCCTACATCTTGTCTTTTTCCATGCATATGCCTATGGAACCAAACAAAATGATAGAAGAAATTTAGCAAAATCCGATACCTTAACTCATTCCTTCAAATCTCCTTCTACTAAATATGGAGTAAACTGTTGGTGGTGGTGGCTCAATGGAAATGTTGATAAGGAAGCTATTACCAAGGATTTGGAAGCCATGAAATCCCGCAACTTCCAAGGTGCAATGATTTTTGATGCTGGAGGGCATAACCAAAGAGGAAATAAGGACATTCCTGCAGGTCCATTATTTGGAGGAAATGAATGGAATGACCTATTTGTTTTTGCCTTGGAAGAAGCAGAAAGGTTAGGCTTGACTATTGGTTTTAACATACAGAGTGGCTGGAATTTGGGTGGACCTAGGGTAACTCCCCAGTATTCTGCCAAACAGCTTACCTATTCAGAATTAGTGGTTTCCCCAGACCAGGATAGTCTGGTGCTGAAGCAGCCAAAAAGTCGAAAAGGTTTTTATGAAGACGTTGCCATATTAGCATTTCCGATAAGTGAGGACTTCAAGTCTGCATCGCCTATTTATGATTTGGATTATAAATTAGGTGTCCACGAGCTGGGAGGGTCTGCTCCAGATACTAGGTTCTTACTGGATAATACGATGAGAAACCCCAGAGATTCTGCTTTGGCTATCCCATACAAGGTAAAATTGAAAGAGGTAAGGAATATTTCGGGAACATTGAAGCCTAATGGTCTTTTGGATTGGAAGGTCCCGGAAGGTAAATGGGTTATACTACGCATTGGGTATACGTGTACAGATGCAGAGGTATCCACCTCCAGTGGGGCATGGCAAGGAAATGTGTTGGACTATATGAGCAAGGAAGCCTTTGGGTTTTATTGGGCTGACGTGGTAGACCCCATATTGGAAGCCGCTGATGGACATGTAGGAAAAACCCTGAAATTTATGGAAACGGATAGCTGGGAATGCGGAGGAATGAACTGGACTACTAATTTTGATCAAGAATTTAAAGCATACCGAGGGTATAGTCTGGACAGGTATCTCCCCATCATAGCGGGTTATGTGGTGGAAGATATGGAAACTTCTTTATCATTTTTAGCTGACTTCCGAAAAACTATAGCTGACTTAGTGGCCAACAACCATTACGCAGAATTTCAGAAGCGTGCTCACAAAATAGATATGGGCATTCAGCCTGAGTCTGCTGGTCCTCATGCAGGACCAATGGACGGTATAAAAAACTATGGATTCAGTGATATTGTAATGTGTGAATTTTGGTCCCCTTCTCCTCATCGCCCATTGGAGAACAACAGGTTTTTTGTGAAACAAGCCTCATCCGCTGCACATATTTATGGTAAGAAAATCGTAGGAGCGGAATCATTCACGACTATTGGTCCCCACTGGAATGATGAACTTTGGCATGATCAAAAATCAGCTTTTGACCAAGCAATATGTGCTGGCCTAAACCGCGTTTATTTTCATACATTTACAAGCTCTCCTTCATCCATGGGAATGCCAGGACAGGAGTATTTTGCTGGCACCCATATCAACCCGCAAATAACTTGGTGGGACCAATCAAGTGCATTTATTGATTATATGCATCGCATACAGTCGGTGGTGCAGGACGGTGAATTTGTAGCTGATGTCCTTTATTATTATGGCGACCATATCCCTAATATATTTCCTTATAAACGTGCAGATCCAGCAGGCGCTAGGTTTGGATATGACTACGATGTTACTGATGAAACCATTTTCTTAAAACTAAAGGTGAATAAGGGAGAAGTGGTAGTGCCTAGCGGCTTGTCCTATAAAGTGTTAGTTCTGCCAGACCATAAAGTTTTGTCTTTGTCAAATTTAATGAAAGTTAAAAGCTTGTTGGAGGAAGGTGCTACCATCATAAGCCAAAAACCAGATAAAATGGTTAGTCTAACTGGTGGAACAGAAGGAAAAGAGGCTTTTGAATCTATTGTTTCTGCTATTTGGGGAGATAACATCCCTTTAAAAGGGGAAAAGAAAGTAGGAAATGGCACCCTCGCCTGGGGATGGACAGCAAAAGATTATTTACGTAGCAAGGGAATCACTGAAGATTTCGGAGTAGATAAGTACAATGAAAACAATGTTGATTATATCCACTATACGTTGGATAAAAAGGAGATTTATTTTGTGACCAACACCACTACCCAACGCATTTCTTTGAAACCTCGATTTCGAGTAAAAGGAAAACAACCAGAAATTTGGAATCCAATTTCGGGTGAAATAATGGAGGCTAAAGCATTTCGGCAAAACAATAACCACACCACTGTCCCATTGACCTTAGATCCTTATGGGGCTGTTTTTGTAGTGTTCAATAAAGAAACCACCATAAAACAAGGCGAAGAACATAGAAACTATTCAGATTTTCCTATCCTACAATCGATCACGGGAAGTTGGAATGTTTACTTTGATCCAAAATATAAGGGGGAAGGAAATGTGGAGTTCACAACTCTTCTAGACTGGTCTGAACACCCTAACAAGAAAATCAAATACTACTCAGGACCAGCCGTTTACAAAAAGGAGTTTAAACTGGATTTTATCCCACTCAAACAAGAACGATATTATCTCGAGTTAGGAAGTGTAAAAGATGTAGGCATAGCTGAGATCAACATGAACGGTAAAAATAAAGGCATAGTATGGACGAAACCATTCAGGGTCGACATTACCGATGCAATACGTAATGGTAAGAATACATTGGAAATAAAAGTTGTTAACTCATGGTTCAATAGGGTGGCTGGAGAAGAATTGGAAGAAGTCATCGATCCATATACCAACACCAATATAATGTTGATCAATGACTACAGGGGAAATCCACGGGAAACCATACCATTGGAAAAATCAGGACTGCTTGGCCCTGTAAGGATTGTAAAAGAGTAG
- a CDS encoding 3-oxoacyl-ACP synthase III family protein, producing MPDTYYSVIKGTGKYIPSKVIKNKDFLNAQFYNTDGKKLAKTNEEIIRKFQEITEIAERRYIEDDYVTSDMAFFAAEEALKSALLDKEKLDYIIVAHNFGDVLKDNQKSDMVPSLASRVKYKLQIKNPDCIAYDLPFGCPGLVQGLIQGDYYIKSGDAKNILVIGAETLSRVSDPHDIDSMIYSDGAGAIILQSQESDSPVGILTHKTRTDTLNEAMLLRMDLSYNPDYKDDTLFMKMNGRKLYEYALNTVPSLVKATIDKAGLDIRDIKKVLIHQANAKMDDAILHRVFKLYGMQEDPREIMPITISKLGNNSVATVPILLDMLLCGEIERHHINSGDHVIFASVGAGMNVNAVLYRFP from the coding sequence ATGCCCGACACATACTACTCTGTCATCAAGGGAACTGGTAAGTATATCCCTTCAAAGGTGATTAAAAATAAGGACTTTCTAAACGCTCAATTTTATAATACGGATGGAAAAAAGCTCGCAAAAACCAATGAGGAGATTATAAGGAAATTTCAGGAAATAACAGAAATAGCAGAAAGAAGATATATCGAGGACGATTATGTCACTTCTGATATGGCATTTTTTGCTGCAGAAGAAGCATTGAAATCAGCCTTATTGGATAAAGAAAAATTGGACTATATCATTGTAGCCCACAATTTTGGTGATGTCCTTAAAGACAACCAAAAATCGGACATGGTTCCCAGTCTGGCATCCCGAGTAAAATATAAGCTTCAAATCAAAAACCCTGACTGCATCGCTTATGACCTTCCCTTTGGCTGCCCTGGTTTGGTACAGGGGCTTATCCAAGGAGATTACTATATCAAATCCGGTGATGCAAAAAACATCCTAGTAATCGGCGCAGAAACGCTAAGTCGGGTTTCCGATCCACATGACATAGACAGCATGATCTATTCCGATGGAGCTGGTGCCATTATCCTTCAGTCACAGGAATCTGACTCACCCGTCGGGATACTTACCCATAAAACCCGGACAGACACCCTGAATGAAGCAATGCTGTTACGAATGGACTTGTCTTATAATCCAGATTACAAAGATGATACCTTGTTCATGAAAATGAATGGGCGTAAACTGTACGAATATGCCTTGAATACTGTTCCAAGTTTGGTCAAGGCGACCATAGATAAGGCAGGGTTGGACATCAGGGATATCAAAAAGGTCCTTATCCATCAGGCAAATGCCAAAATGGATGATGCCATACTCCACCGGGTCTTCAAGCTATATGGTATGCAAGAAGATCCGAGAGAGATTATGCCCATTACCATCAGTAAACTGGGCAACAATTCTGTGGCAACTGTACCGATTTTATTGGATATGCTGCTCTGTGGGGAGATAGAACGACACCATATTAATTCTGGAGACCATGTGATCTTCGCCTCCGTAGGTGCCGGCATGAATGTCAATGCGGTCTTATATCGATTTCCTTAA
- the thiS gene encoding sulfur carrier protein ThiS, with protein sequence MNFILNGEPIVLTERELSLSGMLQQQQIDASRGMAVAVNDQVIPKSNWDNYHLSENDQILIIKATQGG encoded by the coding sequence ATGAATTTTATCCTAAATGGTGAGCCAATAGTGCTTACAGAAAGGGAATTGTCTTTGTCAGGAATGCTCCAACAACAACAAATCGATGCCAGTCGAGGCATGGCTGTGGCCGTCAATGACCAAGTCATCCCCAAATCCAACTGGGACAATTACCACCTCTCAGAAAACGATCAAATCCTCATCATCAAAGCCACCCAAGGCGGGTGA